From Anaerolineae bacterium:
GCCCGGCGGCCTCCATCTGCTCCCATTGCCCCGTGGGGTGCAACCTGACCTTTGATGTGCGCCGCGAGGCCGCCTCCGAAGGCCGCTTCGTGGTCAAGCGGGCCATGCCCCGCCAGAACGAATGGGTGAACGAAATCTGGATTTGCGACAAAGGCCGCTTTGCCGGATATCACTTCGCCGAACAGCCCGATCGTTTGACCCGTCCCCTCATTCGCAAGAACGGGGAACTGGTGCCCGCCACCTGGGAGGAAGCCCTCGACTTGGTGGCCCTCCGCTTCCGGACCGCTCAGAAGTTGCTGACCCTGGTGGGCGGTCGCCTGCCCAACGAAGACCTCTACAACCTGGGCGCCCTCACCGAGGCACTGGGCGGCACCAAGGCCCTCTATACCTTCATGGCGGGCGGCGACCTGGTGGCCCGGTTAGGGCTAGGGGCCGGGCACAACCTGGCCGACCTAGGCCAGGGCGACGCCATTCTGGTGGTCGCCTCAGATCTGGAGGAAGAAGCCCCCTTGTGGTGGTTGCGGACGAAACAGGCCGCTGAGCGCGGAGCGACGCTGGTGGTCGCCAACCCGCGTCCCACCAAACTCGAGCGTTATGCCCGGCATGTGCTGCGGTACGCTTACGGCGAGGAAGCGGCCACCATGGCGGGCCTTCTCGAGGGCGAGAGCGAGGCGGCCCGGGCGCTGGCCCAGGCCGAGAACCTGGTTATCTTCTTCGGTCAGGAAGGGGCCGATGTGCTGACCTCGCGGGCTTTGGCCGCGGCCTGCGCCCGCTTGCTCACCGAAACCGGCCACGCCGGAAAGCCCAACAGCGGCCTGGTGGGCGTATGGCCACGGGCCAATGACCAGGGCGCCTGGGAGCAGGGCTTTGCCCCCCTGGACGACTGGGCCGAGGCCTTTCGTCAGGCCGATGCCCTTTACATCGCCGCCGCCGACCCTGCGGGGGATGACCCGGCGTTGGCCCAGGCCCTGGAGCGGGCGGGCTTTGTGGTGGTGCAGGAACTCTTCCTTACCGAGACGGCCAAACGGGCCGATGTGGTCCTCCCCGTCCAGGCGGTGACCGAGCGTTCGGGCACCTTCACCAGCGGCGAGCGGCAGGTGCAGCGGTTCTATCAGGCGGTGCCCCCGGTTGAGGGGACGCGCCCGGATTACCGCATCGCCGCCGAAATCGCGGCCCGGTTGGATGTGCACCTGGAAGGGAGCAGCGCGGCGCGGGCCTTTGAGGCGGGGCTGGCGGTCTCTGTGCCCGCTTTTGCCAGGTTGACCTATGTCCAGCTGGCCGAAGTGGTCGAGCAGTGGCCGCTCCTGGATCGCCACGACCTGTACTACGGCGGCACGGTGTACGAGAACAAGCAGGGGGTGGGGGTGGCCCTGCCCAACGCGGCGCAGCGCGGTGAGGCGGTGAGCGTGCCTGAGGTGGCCGCGCCGCAGCGCCCGGCGGTGAACGGGCTGCTGGCCGTGCCCATCACCCGTTTGTACGACCGGGGCGCTTTGCTCACGCCTTCCACCCTCAAGGTGCGCCTGCCGGCGCGGCCCTTTGTGGTGTTGGGCGAGGCCGAGGCCCGACGCCTGGGCCTCCGACACCGCAGCGAGGCCACGCTGGTCCTCCACGGCACGCCTTACACCGTGCAGGTTCAGGTGCAGGCGGAAGTGCCGGAGGGCGTGGTGTTGGTGCCGCGCTCGCTGGGCATCCCCATCTCCGGGCCCACGGATGTGTCCTTGCGGGCCGTCGAGCCGGCTTTGGCTTGAGGCATTCCGAGGCGAGGTTTTTCTATGAGCGTTGACACGGCGTTGTTGCTCGAGTGGGTCATCAAGGCCCTGGTGCTCAGCCTGGTGCTGCTGACCGGGTTCGCCTACACCACTTACCTGGAGCGCAAACTCATCGCCCGTTTTCAGGTGCGCATCGGGCCGAATCAGGCCGGGCCTTACGGGTTGTTGCAGCCTCTGGCCGATGGGTTGAAACTGATTTTCAAAGAAGAGTTCATCCCGGCCCAGGCCGACAAAGTGCTCTTCGTGTTGGCCCCGATCATCACGGTGATTCCTTCCCTGGCGGTGGCGGCGGTCATCCCCTGGGGAGAGAAGGTCACCCTCTTTGGTCGGGAGGTGACCCTGTATCTGGCCGATGTCAATGTGGGGGTGCTGTACCTGCTGGCCGTGGCTTCCCTGGTGGTGTACGGTATTGCCCTGGCCGGGTGGGCCTCCAATAGCAAATACCCCTTGTTGGGCGGGCTGCGCGCCTCGGCGCAGATGATCAGTTATGAGTTGGCGCTGGGCCTTTCTTTCGTGGGGCCGGTGCTGCTGGCGGGTTCGATGAAGTTGGGCGATATCGTGCGGGCTCAGCAGCAGCTTTGGTTTGCCGTGCTTCAGCCCCTGGGACTCATCGTGTACCTCATCGCTGCCCTGGCCGAGGTCAACCGTTCCCCCTTCGACCTGCCGGAGGCCGAGCAGGAATTGACCGGCGGATACCATACCGAGTATTCCGGGATGAAGTTTGCCTCGTTTTACATGGCCGAGTATGTGAAGATGATCGTGGTCAGCGCCATTGCGGCCACGCTGTTCTTTGGTGGCTATGGCGGGCCGGGCGTGGTCCGCTTCCCCTGGCTGGGGCCGATTTATCTGGCGGTCAAGATTTTCTTCCTGCTGGCCGGGATGGTGTGGGTGCGCTCCACCTTGCCGCGTCTGCGCTATGACCGATTGATGGCTTTGGGGTGGAAGGTGCTTTTCCCCTTGGCCTTGCTCAATGTGCTGTTGACCGCGACGGGCATCGTGGTCTTTGGAGGCTGACATGGCAGAAGTGGTCGCAGGGATTGCCGCCATCGTCAAAGGGTTTTGGACGACCTTCCGGTCGCTGTTCGAGCGTCCGGTGACCATTCAGTATCCTTTTGAGAAGCGCCCGGTGCGTTCGCGCTTCCGGGGGCGCCATGTGTTGCGCCGGTATGAGAACGGTTTAGAGCGCTGCATCGGGTGTGCGTTGTGCGCCGCGGCCTGCCCGGCCGATGCCATTTTCGTCGAGGCGGCCGAGAACACCGATGAAGAGCGCTATTCCCCCGGCGAGCGCTACGCCCGGGTATACGAGATCAACATGCTGCGCTGCATTTATTGCGGTTACTGTGCCGACGCCTGCCCCACCCAGGCCATCGTGTTGGAGCACAACTACGAGGAGACCTTTACTGACCGGCGGGAGGCCATCTACACGAAAGAGATGTTGTTGGAACCGGTGCCCCCGGGCGCCAAGCCTACCCCACAACAGACCCCGCCAGGTGTGTTTACCAAGTCCGTCCCGGAAATGGAAGACCCCAAGGACTGAGGCCGCAGAATGAGAGGTGCATGGTTGGAGAACCCATTGCGTTTGCAGGGCACCGCTCGATGGATGTCATTGCGAGCCGCGAAGCGGCGAAGCAATCCCCTGGCTGGGGGAGGCGGGGCACGTGCCCCTTTCCTTGCCGGCCGGGAGACGGCTTCGGCCCCCTTCGCCCCTTTGAGCGGAGCGTCCCGAGGGTTGTGCAGCCGAAGAGGGCTCAGGAGGTCTCGCCATGCCAGGACGGCTTACCTGCTTTGTGCTAACCTTCGTCCGCATTCCAGCCCAAGGACTGACGAGGCGCGCCGATGAGTATGGCTCTGCTTTCTTTCCTGCTGTTGGCTTTGGTGGCCATCGTCACCGCGTTGGGGATGTTACTGGCCCGCAACGCGGTGTATTCGGCCATCTTCCTGGTGCTCAACTTTATCACCATCGCGGTGTTCTACCTGTTGCTGGGGGCTCCCTTCCTGGCCGTGGCCCAGGTGGCGGTGTATGCCGGGGCCATCATGGTGCTTTTCATGTTCGTCATCATGCTCCTGGGCCCCGCGACTATCGACGAGAAAGGCGGCCCCATCGCCTGGCAGCGACCCGTGGCGGTGGTCGCCGGTCTGGTGCTGTTGGGCGAGATGGGCTATCTCCTGTTTGGCAAAGGCTGGGCCGGCCAGATGGGGGTGGAGGCGGCCACCGTGGGAAGCCCCAGGGCGTTGGGTATAGTGCTCTTCCGCGAGTATCTGTTGCCCTTTGAGGTCACCTCGGTGTTGCTCTTGGTGGCCATGGTGGGCGCCATTGTGCTGGCCTGGCGTGAGCGCCGCCGCCCGCGATGATGGAGGGATGAGGTGATGCTGCCCAGTGCGTATCTGATTGCCCTTTCGGCGGTGTTGTTCATTATCGGCGCCCTGGGGGTGCTCCTCCGCCGCAATGTCCTGGTGATGTACATGTCGGTGGAGTTGATGCTTAACGCGGCCAACTTGGCCTTTGTGACCTTTGCCCGCCAGTTCGAAAGCCTGGCCGGGCAGGTGTTCGTGTTCTTTGTGCTGACCGTGGCGGCCGCTGAGGTGGCGGTGGGCCTGGCGCTGATCGTCGCTATTTTCCGCACCAAGCGCTCGGTGGATGTGGACGCCCTGAGCGAGTTGAAAGGCTGAGCGAGACCCTTATCGCGCTCGGATCCCTTTGCGGAGATCAACATGCTGCTAAGTGAGATGGCAACCGGAACTTTCTTTCATTTGGCCCCCTGGGTGGTGTTCTTCCCCGTGGCGGGGTTGTTAATCAACATCCTCTTCGGGCGCAGCCTGGGGGAATGGGGCGTGGCCGTGGTGGGCGTGCTGGCTCCGGCCCTGGCCTTTGGGGTGGCCGTTTTGCAGGCCATCTCGCTCCAGGCGCACCCTGAGGGCACGGTGGTCGTGCTGGCTGATTGGATGACC
This genomic window contains:
- the nuoH gene encoding NADH-quinone oxidoreductase subunit NuoH, producing MSVDTALLLEWVIKALVLSLVLLTGFAYTTYLERKLIARFQVRIGPNQAGPYGLLQPLADGLKLIFKEEFIPAQADKVLFVLAPIITVIPSLAVAAVIPWGEKVTLFGREVTLYLADVNVGVLYLLAVASLVVYGIALAGWASNSKYPLLGGLRASAQMISYELALGLSFVGPVLLAGSMKLGDIVRAQQQLWFAVLQPLGLIVYLIAALAEVNRSPFDLPEAEQELTGGYHTEYSGMKFASFYMAEYVKMIVVSAIAATLFFGGYGGPGVVRFPWLGPIYLAVKIFFLLAGMVWVRSTLPRLRYDRLMALGWKVLFPLALLNVLLTATGIVVFGG
- a CDS encoding NADH-quinone oxidoreductase subunit J: MALLSFLLLALVAIVTALGMLLARNAVYSAIFLVLNFITIAVFYLLLGAPFLAVAQVAVYAGAIMVLFMFVIMLLGPATIDEKGGPIAWQRPVAVVAGLVLLGEMGYLLFGKGWAGQMGVEAATVGSPRALGIVLFREYLLPFEVTSVLLLVAMVGAIVLAWRERRRPR
- the nuoI gene encoding NADH-quinone oxidoreductase subunit NuoI, whose protein sequence is MAEVVAGIAAIVKGFWTTFRSLFERPVTIQYPFEKRPVRSRFRGRHVLRRYENGLERCIGCALCAAACPADAIFVEAAENTDEERYSPGERYARVYEINMLRCIYCGYCADACPTQAIVLEHNYEETFTDRREAIYTKEMLLEPVPPGAKPTPQQTPPGVFTKSVPEMEDPKD
- the nuoK gene encoding NADH-quinone oxidoreductase subunit NuoK, whose product is MLPSAYLIALSAVLFIIGALGVLLRRNVLVMYMSVELMLNAANLAFVTFARQFESLAGQVFVFFVLTVAAAEVAVGLALIVAIFRTKRSVDVDALSELKG
- the nuoG gene encoding NADH-quinone oxidoreductase subunit NuoG, producing the protein MSDQPQVTLTIDGKSITVPAGTLVVDAARMAGVDIPVFCYHPKMEPVGMCRMCLVEIGRPLRDRATGEFVREEDGSIRVQFGPRLETACTVRVSEGMVVRTTTEKVLESRRSILEFLLTSHPLDCPICDKGGECALQNLTMAWGPGESRFFYEDKLHLAKRVPLGDLIILDRERCIMCARCIRFQRDVVDDPVLQFYHRGRYTDIITVSEPGFDSYWSGNTTDICPVGALTTVDFRFGARPWEMRPAASICSHCPVGCNLTFDVRREAASEGRFVVKRAMPRQNEWVNEIWICDKGRFAGYHFAEQPDRLTRPLIRKNGELVPATWEEALDLVALRFRTAQKLLTLVGGRLPNEDLYNLGALTEALGGTKALYTFMAGGDLVARLGLGAGHNLADLGQGDAILVVASDLEEEAPLWWLRTKQAAERGATLVVANPRPTKLERYARHVLRYAYGEEAATMAGLLEGESEAARALAQAENLVIFFGQEGADVLTSRALAAACARLLTETGHAGKPNSGLVGVWPRANDQGAWEQGFAPLDDWAEAFRQADALYIAAADPAGDDPALAQALERAGFVVVQELFLTETAKRADVVLPVQAVTERSGTFTSGERQVQRFYQAVPPVEGTRPDYRIAAEIAARLDVHLEGSSAARAFEAGLAVSVPAFARLTYVQLAEVVEQWPLLDRHDLYYGGTVYENKQGVGVALPNAAQRGEAVSVPEVAAPQRPAVNGLLAVPITRLYDRGALLTPSTLKVRLPARPFVVLGEAEARRLGLRHRSEATLVLHGTPYTVQVQVQAEVPEGVVLVPRSLGIPISGPTDVSLRAVEPALA